One stretch of Cedecea neteri DNA includes these proteins:
- a CDS encoding histidine ABC transporter permease HisQ, producing the protein MLYGFSEVIFKGALVTLELALASVVLSVLIGLAGAGAKLSKNRPLALLFEGYTTLIRGVPDLVLMLLIFYGLQMLLNSITDALGMAQFDIDPMVAGIITLGFIYGAYFTETFRGAFLAVPKGHIEAATAFGFTGSQTFRRILFPAMMRYALPGIGNNWQVILKATALVSLLGLEDVVKATQLAGKSTWQPFYFAIVAGIIYLVFTTVSNGVLLWLERRYSVGVKRAEL; encoded by the coding sequence ATGTTGTATGGCTTTTCTGAAGTAATTTTTAAAGGGGCTCTGGTTACGCTTGAGCTGGCGCTCGCCTCGGTTGTCCTTTCCGTGCTGATTGGGCTTGCCGGTGCTGGCGCAAAACTGTCCAAAAATCGTCCGCTCGCATTACTGTTTGAGGGCTACACCACGCTGATTCGCGGGGTGCCGGACCTGGTGCTGATGCTGTTAATTTTCTACGGGCTGCAGATGCTGCTCAACAGCATTACCGATGCGCTGGGCATGGCGCAGTTTGATATCGACCCGATGGTGGCGGGTATTATCACCCTCGGCTTTATCTACGGCGCTTATTTTACCGAAACCTTCCGTGGCGCATTTCTGGCAGTGCCAAAAGGCCACATTGAAGCTGCAACCGCGTTTGGCTTTACCGGCTCCCAAACCTTCCGCCGTATTCTGTTCCCGGCCATGATGCGCTACGCGCTGCCGGGGATCGGTAACAACTGGCAGGTTATTCTCAAGGCAACCGCGCTGGTTTCCCTGCTCGGCCTCGAAGATGTGGTGAAGGCCACGCAGCTCGCCGGGAAAAGCACCTGGCAGCCGTTCTACTTCGCCATTGTCGCCGGGATTATCTATCTGGTCTTTACTACGGTTTCAAACGGGGTGCTGCTCTGGCTTGAACGTCGCTATTCCGTTGGCGTGAAGAGGGCGGAGCTATGA
- the cvpA gene encoding colicin V production protein gives MIWIDYAIIAVIGFSCLVSVIRGFVKEALSLVTWGCAFFVASHYYTYLSVWFTGFEDELVRNGIAIAVLFIATLIVGAIVNYVISALVQKTGLSGTDRVLGICFGALRGVLIVSAILFFLDTFTGFSKSDDWQKSQLIPQFSFIIRWFFDYLQSSSSFLPR, from the coding sequence ATGATCTGGATAGATTACGCCATCATTGCGGTTATCGGTTTTTCTTGTCTGGTAAGCGTAATACGTGGGTTTGTGAAGGAAGCGTTATCGCTTGTGACCTGGGGATGTGCTTTCTTTGTCGCCAGTCATTACTACACTTATCTGTCAGTCTGGTTCACTGGCTTTGAAGACGAACTGGTACGTAATGGGATAGCTATCGCGGTGCTGTTTATCGCGACGCTGATTGTCGGTGCGATAGTCAATTATGTGATTAGCGCGCTGGTGCAAAAAACCGGCCTGTCGGGTACAGACAGGGTGTTGGGGATCTGCTTTGGCGCCTTGCGTGGCGTACTGATCGTCTCCGCCATTCTGTTCTTCCTGGATACCTTTACCGGTTTTTCAAAAAGCGATGACTGGCAAAAGTCGCAGCTTATCCCGCAATTCAGTTTCATCATCAGATGGTTCTTTGACTATCTGCAAAGCTCGTCAAGTTTCTTGCCCCGCTAA
- a CDS encoding ABC transporter permease — protein sequence MIDIIHDYWQSLLWTDGYRFTGVAITLWLLILSVVMGGILALFLAIGRVSSNKFIAFPIWLFTYIFRGTPLYVQLLVFYSGMYTLEIVKGTELLNAFFRSGLNCTVLALTLNTCAYTTEIFAGAIRSVPHGDIEAARAYGFSKVKMYRCIILPSALRIALPAYSNEVILMLHSTALAFTATVPDLLKIARDINSATYQPFTAFGIAAVLYLIISYVLISLFRKAEKRWLQHVKPASH from the coding sequence ATGATTGATATTATTCACGATTACTGGCAGTCCCTGCTGTGGACCGACGGTTACCGCTTTACGGGCGTGGCGATCACGCTATGGCTGCTTATTTTGTCGGTGGTGATGGGCGGGATTCTGGCGCTGTTCCTCGCCATCGGGCGCGTCTCCAGTAACAAATTTATCGCGTTCCCGATCTGGCTCTTTACCTACATTTTTCGCGGTACGCCGCTCTACGTACAGCTGCTGGTTTTCTACTCGGGGATGTACACGCTGGAGATAGTCAAAGGCACTGAATTGCTGAATGCCTTCTTCCGCAGCGGCCTCAACTGTACCGTGCTGGCGTTGACGCTGAACACCTGTGCTTATACCACGGAGATTTTTGCCGGAGCCATTCGCTCGGTGCCTCATGGCGACATTGAAGCGGCGCGCGCCTACGGCTTTTCAAAAGTGAAAATGTATCGCTGTATCATTCTGCCTTCGGCGCTGCGCATCGCGCTGCCGGCGTACAGCAACGAAGTGATCCTGATGCTGCACTCCACGGCGCTGGCGTTTACCGCCACGGTGCCGGATCTGCTCAAGATTGCCCGCGATATTAACTCCGCAACCTACCAGCCGTTTACCGCGTTTGGCATCGCGGCCGTGCTGTATTTGATTATCTCTTATGTGTTGATAAGCCTGTTCCGTAAAGCGGAAAAACGCTGGCTGCAGCACGTTAAACCCGCTTCGCACTGA
- the purF gene encoding amidophosphoribosyltransferase → MCGIVGIAGFMPVNQSIYDALTVLQHRGQDAAGIVTIDALNCFRLRKANGLVSDVFEARHMQRLQGNMGIGHVRYPTAGSSSASEAQPFYVNSPYGITLAHNGNLTNAHELRKKLFEEKRRHINTTSDSEILLNVFASELDNFRHYPLEADNIFAAIAATNRQIRGAYACVAMIIGHGMVAFRDPNGIRPLVIGKRDLGDGRTEYMVASESVALDTLGFEFLRDIAPGEAVYITEKGQLFTRQCADNPVSNPCLFEYVYFARPDSFIDKISVYSARVEMGKKLGEKIAREWEDLDIDVVIPIPETSCDIALEIARILDKPYRQGFVKNRYVGRTFIMPGQQLRRKSVRRKLNANRAEFRDKNVLLVDDSIVRGTTSEQIIEMAREAGAKKVYLASAAPEIRFPNVYGIDMPSANELIAHGREVDEIRQIIGADGLIFQDLDDLIEAVRVENPDITQFECSVFNGIYVTKDVDHKYLQYLESLRNDDSQALARQNEVENLEMHNEG, encoded by the coding sequence ATGTGCGGTATTGTCGGTATCGCCGGTTTCATGCCGGTAAACCAGTCGATTTATGATGCGTTAACGGTGCTTCAGCACCGTGGCCAGGATGCCGCAGGCATCGTCACCATCGACGCTTTAAATTGCTTCCGTCTGCGTAAAGCGAATGGCCTGGTGAGCGATGTGTTTGAAGCCCGCCACATGCAGCGTCTGCAGGGGAATATGGGCATCGGCCACGTGCGTTACCCAACCGCAGGCAGTTCCAGCGCTTCAGAAGCCCAGCCTTTCTACGTTAACTCTCCTTACGGGATAACCCTGGCGCATAACGGTAACCTGACCAATGCCCACGAGCTGCGTAAAAAGCTGTTTGAAGAAAAACGCCGCCACATTAACACCACCTCTGATTCTGAAATCCTGCTGAATGTCTTTGCCAGCGAGCTGGATAACTTCCGCCATTATCCGCTGGAGGCCGACAACATTTTTGCCGCCATCGCCGCCACTAACCGCCAGATTCGCGGCGCTTATGCCTGCGTAGCGATGATTATCGGTCACGGCATGGTTGCCTTCCGCGATCCGAACGGCATTCGCCCGCTGGTTATCGGCAAGCGTGACCTGGGCGACGGCCGCACCGAATACATGGTGGCCTCCGAGAGCGTGGCGCTGGACACCCTGGGCTTTGAGTTCCTGCGTGATATCGCGCCGGGCGAAGCGGTCTACATCACCGAGAAAGGCCAGCTGTTTACTCGTCAATGCGCCGATAACCCGGTCAGCAATCCGTGCCTGTTCGAGTACGTCTATTTTGCTCGTCCGGACTCGTTTATCGACAAGATCTCCGTTTACAGCGCGCGCGTTGAGATGGGGAAAAAGCTTGGCGAGAAGATTGCCCGCGAATGGGAAGACCTGGATATCGACGTGGTCATTCCTATTCCCGAAACTTCCTGTGACATCGCGCTGGAAATTGCCCGTATTCTGGATAAACCGTACCGCCAGGGGTTTGTGAAAAACCGCTACGTGGGCCGCACGTTTATCATGCCGGGCCAGCAGCTGCGCCGTAAGTCCGTGCGCCGTAAGCTGAACGCCAACCGCGCCGAGTTCCGTGATAAAAACGTGCTGCTGGTGGATGACTCCATCGTGCGCGGGACTACGTCCGAGCAGATTATCGAGATGGCGCGTGAAGCCGGAGCCAAAAAGGTTTACCTGGCTTCAGCCGCACCGGAAATTCGCTTCCCTAACGTCTATGGCATCGACATGCCAAGCGCCAACGAGCTGATTGCTCACGGCCGTGAAGTGGACGAAATTCGCCAGATAATCGGCGCTGACGGCCTGATTTTCCAGGACCTGGACGACCTTATCGAAGCGGTGCGCGTGGAAAACCCGGACATCACCCAGTTTGAATGTTCGGTGTTCAACGGCATCTACGTGACAAAAGACGTTGACCACAAATACCTGCAGTATCTCGAATCCCTGCGTAACGACGACTCCCAGGCACTGGCGCGTCAGAACGAAGTGGAAAACTTAGAGATGCACAACGAAGGCTAA
- a CDS encoding UbiX family flavin prenyltransferase, translating into MKRLIVGISGASGAIYGVRLLQILQQLPEVESHLVMSNAARQTLALETDYSLRDVQALADVVHDARDIAASISSGSFKTMGMAVLPCSIKTLSGIVHSYTDGLLTRAADVVLKERRPLVLCIRETPLHLGHLRLMTQASELGAVIMPPVPAFYHRPQTLQDIVDQTVNRVLDQFDLELPEDLFVRWGEHK; encoded by the coding sequence ATGAAACGACTGATCGTCGGTATTTCCGGAGCCAGCGGCGCTATTTATGGGGTGCGTTTACTGCAAATCCTGCAGCAGTTGCCGGAGGTAGAAAGCCACCTGGTAATGAGCAACGCAGCTCGCCAGACGCTGGCGCTGGAAACCGATTACTCGCTGCGCGACGTTCAGGCGCTGGCGGACGTCGTGCATGACGCTCGTGATATTGCCGCCAGCATTTCCTCCGGCTCGTTTAAGACCATGGGCATGGCGGTGCTGCCGTGCTCGATTAAAACGCTGTCCGGCATCGTACACAGCTATACGGACGGGTTGTTGACCCGCGCAGCGGACGTGGTGTTGAAAGAGCGCCGCCCGCTGGTGCTTTGCATTCGTGAAACGCCGCTGCACCTTGGCCACCTGAGGCTGATGACTCAGGCCTCCGAGCTGGGCGCGGTGATTATGCCGCCGGTGCCCGCGTTTTATCATCGGCCGCAAACGCTGCAGGATATCGTTGACCAGACGGTGAACCGGGTGCTGGATCAGTTTGATCTTGAGCTGCCTGAAGACCTGTTCGTTCGCTGGGGCGAGCACAAGTAA
- the argT gene encoding lysine/arginine/ornithine ABC transporter substrate-binding protein ArgT — translation MKKSVLALSLLLGLSSAASVFAAIPQTVRIGTDATYAPFSSKDAKGDFVGFDIDLGNELCKRIQTKCTWVGSDFDSLIPSLKAKKIDAIISSLSITEKRQQEILFSDKLYAADSRLIAAKGSPIQPTLESLKGKHVGVLQGSIQETYGNAEWRPKGVDVVAYANQDLIYSDLAAGRLDAAFQDEVAGSEGFLKQPAGKDYAFAGSSVKDKKYFGDGTGIGLRKDDTELKAAFDKALGEIRKDGTYDKLAKKYFDFNVYGE, via the coding sequence ATGAAGAAGTCGGTTCTTGCACTGTCTTTACTGCTCGGCCTGTCCAGCGCAGCCAGCGTGTTTGCAGCAATTCCGCAAACCGTCCGTATTGGTACCGACGCGACCTACGCGCCATTCTCCTCGAAAGATGCTAAGGGGGATTTTGTTGGGTTTGATATCGATTTGGGGAACGAACTTTGCAAACGCATTCAGACCAAGTGTACGTGGGTTGGCAGCGACTTTGACTCCCTGATCCCGTCGCTGAAAGCGAAGAAAATCGACGCCATTATCTCATCGCTGTCGATAACCGAAAAACGCCAGCAGGAAATCCTCTTCTCCGACAAGCTGTATGCGGCGGACTCTCGCCTGATCGCGGCCAAAGGCTCTCCGATTCAGCCGACGCTCGAATCGCTGAAAGGCAAGCACGTTGGGGTGCTGCAGGGCTCTATCCAGGAGACCTACGGCAACGCCGAATGGCGCCCGAAAGGGGTTGATGTGGTGGCTTATGCCAACCAGGATTTGATCTACTCTGACCTGGCTGCAGGGCGCCTGGATGCTGCATTCCAGGACGAAGTGGCCGGGAGCGAAGGTTTCCTGAAGCAGCCTGCCGGGAAAGACTATGCCTTTGCGGGCTCTTCCGTGAAGGACAAGAAGTACTTTGGTGACGGGACAGGCATCGGCCTGCGTAAAGATGACACTGAGCTGAAGGCCGCATTCGACAAAGCGCTGGGCGAAATACGCAAAGACGGCACTTACGACAAATTAGCGAAAAAGTACTTCGACTTTAATGTTTACGGCGAATAA
- the hisJ gene encoding histidine ABC transporter substrate-binding protein HisJ: MKKLVLSLSLVLAFSSVTTAFAAIPKNLRIGTDPTYAPFESKNAQGELVGFDIDLAKELCKRINTKCTFVENPLDALIPSLKAKKIDAIMSSLSITEKRQQEIAFTDKLYAADSRLVVAKGSPIQPTLESLKGKRVGVLQGTTQETYGNEHWAPKGIEIVSYQGQDSIYADLAAGRIDAAFQDEVAASEGFLKQPVGKDYQFGGPSIKDDKLFGVGTGMGLRKEDNELREALNKAFAEMRKDGTYEKLAKPYFDFNVYGE, from the coding sequence ATGAAAAAGTTGGTTTTGTCTCTTTCTCTGGTGCTGGCATTTTCCAGCGTGACCACAGCCTTCGCCGCTATTCCGAAAAACCTGCGGATCGGCACTGACCCAACCTATGCACCATTCGAATCTAAAAATGCTCAGGGCGAGCTGGTCGGTTTTGATATCGATCTGGCGAAAGAACTCTGTAAGCGCATTAACACCAAATGCACCTTCGTTGAAAACCCATTAGATGCGCTGATCCCGTCGCTGAAGGCGAAGAAGATCGACGCCATCATGTCTTCCCTGTCTATCACCGAGAAGCGCCAGCAGGAAATCGCGTTCACCGACAAGCTGTACGCGGCTGACTCTCGCCTGGTGGTAGCCAAAGGTTCTCCTATTCAGCCAACTCTTGAGTCGCTGAAAGGCAAGCGCGTGGGCGTGCTGCAGGGCACCACGCAAGAAACTTACGGCAATGAACACTGGGCGCCAAAAGGTATCGAGATTGTTTCCTATCAGGGGCAGGACTCGATTTACGCTGACCTGGCCGCCGGGCGTATCGACGCCGCATTCCAGGATGAAGTGGCCGCCAGCGAAGGCTTCCTGAAACAGCCTGTCGGCAAAGATTACCAGTTCGGCGGCCCGTCTATTAAAGACGACAAGCTGTTTGGCGTCGGCACCGGCATGGGCCTGCGTAAAGAAGATAACGAGCTGCGTGAGGCGCTGAACAAGGCCTTTGCGGAGATGCGTAAAGACGGCACGTATGAGAAGTTAGCGAAGCCGTACTTTGATTTTAATGTGTATGGTGAATAA